Genomic window (Jeotgalibacillus haloalkalitolerans):
TTAGAATCCGTGATGAATATTGCAATATTCCGTGGTATGTCGCTGAAAACGGCATGGGTGTGGAAGGTGAGAAGCCTGATTCTAAGAACCGCATAAACGATCAGTATAGAATCTGGTTTTATGAGGATCATTTAGCGATGCTGCATAAAGGGATCGGGGAAGGGTCTAATTGTTTTGGTTATCATGTGTGGACGTTTATTGATAATTGGTCCTGGCTGAATGCTTATAAAAACCGTTATGGGCTGGTTCATCTGGATCTGGAGAGCGGCCGCAGGATTAAAAAGGAGAGTGCAGAGTGGTTTAAGTCACTCTCTGCAAGCAATGTACTGACAGGAGGAAAGCACAATGACGTTAGTGCTCGCCGTTGATATTGGTGGATCCTTTGTAAAGTCTGCGGTGACGCGTCCTGATGGTCAACTGTATGACTTTCAAAAAGTTGCTACACCGACTTCGCTTGATGCTTTTATGCTGGTGATGGATCAGTTAGTCGATGCGAACGATATTCAGGGGATTGCCATCAGTTCTCCGGGAAGTATTGAGTCTTCAGGGCTGAATGTCGGGTATAGTGCCGTTCCATATTTATATCATGAGAACTTAAAGGTGTTGTGCGAAGGGCGTTATGGTGTGCCGGTCAGTATTGAAAATGACGGGAATTGTGCGGCGCTAGCTGAATATGAATGTGGCGCCGCTGAAGGAATAGCGTCTTTTGTCTGTATTGTGATTGGTACCGGCATCGGAGGCGGGATTGTCCATCATGGCGAGTTGCTCCGTGGTGCACATCTTCACGCGGGTGAATTTGGTTATTTGATGCTGGATATGGCAAACGGCAATACATGGAGTGAAACGGGCTCTTCGTCTGCATTGACTAAACGGGCAGGCTTTTTAAATGGAGAAGAGGTATTTAAACGTGCTGGGCATTCACCTGAAGCTGCATCAGCGCTTGAGCACTTTTTTCATACACTGGCTGCCGGTATTTTTTCGATTCAATACATTTTGGATCCGCAAAGGGTACTGCTCGGTGGAGGGATTACACAGCAGTCGGCTTTTTTAAAGGGCATCAATGAGGCAATTGAAGCGCTTTACAGACAAAAAAGTTATGCGGCGGTTAAGCCGGAGATCCGCCTTTGTCAGGCTGGCAGTCACGCTCAGCTTACAGGTGCGGTTCATCTTTGGAAAAAACAGTGGAAGGATGAAGCAGGATGTTTACAAGAATAGGCGGTTTTTTTACTGAGGCGAGTCTTTGGATCTTCAGAATGATGCAATTAAATCTCACTTGGCTGATCCATATCGTACTCGGTGGTGTGATTACAGGCTTTTTCCCTGCAACGGTTGCGCTTTTTTCGATCACGCGCAGCTGGGTGAAGGGTGATATTGATGAGCCTGTGTGGACATCTTTTCACAGGTGTTTTAAAAACAATTTTATGAAGTCAAATGCGCTTGGAGCAGTCTATGCGGCAGTAGGCGGTTTTATCTATCTGGATCTTTATCTGGCACTGCAGATGAAAGGTGCGGTCGGACTTTTTCTGACAATCCTGCTGATTGTGGTTGCTGCGTTATTTATCCTGTCACTGTTAACATTTTTCGCCTACTATGTACATTTTGAGCAGACGTATAAAGCCTATTTAATTCAGCCTTTTATCCTTACATTTATCAGCTTCCGTCAAAACCTCCTGATTGTGATCGGGCTTACGCTGATCGGCTATCTGTTAAAAGAGATGCCGGGTCTGATTCCGTTCGCTGCAGGTGTGATGCCGGCTTACTGGATTATGAAGGTTTCGATGAACCGGTATAGACAATTGAAGATTGAAATGGAGGCAGTCACATGACAAAGAAAACAGCGCATATCATTTCTCACTCGCATTGGGACAGGGAATGGTATATGTCACTTGAAGAACATCGTTATTATCTGGTTCAGCTTTTTGATGATCTGTTAACGATGCTTAAGGATGATCCTGATTATCACAGCTTTCATCTGGACGGGCAGACGATTATGGTTGATGACTATCTGCAGGTCAGACCGGATAGAAAAGAAGAGGTCGAAAAGTATATCCATGAGGGCAGACTTGTGATTGGTCCCTGGTACATTTTACAGGATGCTTTTTTGACAAGTGCTGAAGCGAATATCAGAAACCTGCTTTATGGAATGAAAACGACAAGGAAGTATGGTCAGGACGGGAATCTCGGGTATTTTCCGGATACATTCGGTGTGTATGGTCAGGCGCCTCAGATTCTGAAGCAGGCTGGTATTGATACAGCTGCATTTGGACGTGGTGTGACGCCAACAGGATTTAATAATCAGGTATTTCATGATGATTATTCCTCACCGTATTCTGAAATGACATGGGAAGCGCCGGATGGTTCACAGGTGCTTGGGATTTTATTTGCCAATTGGTATTCGAATGGCAATGAAATTCCGTCAGACGGTACAGCTGAGGCGTTTTGGGATCAGAAGCTTAGAGATGCTGAACGTTTTGCTTCAACCTCTGAATTGTTATTTATGAATGGGTGTGATCATCAGCCTGTACAAAAAGATATTACGAAGGCAATTAAAATCGCAAATGAACTGAGGCCGGAGATTGAATTCAGACATTCAAGCTTCCAGGATTATATTGCAGAAGTAAAAAAGGACCTTCCGAATCAGCTTCAGGTTGTAAAGGGAGAGCTGCGAAATCAAAAAACAGATGGCTGGAGTACGTTAGTGAATACAGCTTCTGCAAGGATTTATCTGAAGCAGGCAAATGACCGCTGTCAGACACTGCTTGAAAAAGTGATGGAACCGCTCGGGTGCTTTGCAGAGGATCAGGCGCTTCACAGTGACTTTACAGAATACTACTGGAAGCTTCTGATGGAGAATCACCCTCATGATAGTATTTGCGGATGCAGTGTTGATCATGTGCATCAGGAAATGGAGACAAGGTTTATGAAGGTGGAGACCGGTGTTCAGCGATATATAGATGAGCAGCTTAAGTCGATTGCTGAGAAGATTGATACAACTCATCAGCATCCCGGGGCGATCCCGCTTTTGATTATGAATACAGCTGCCTCCAGGGAAAAACAGGTAATCAGGAAGGTGATTCACTTACATAAGATTTATTTCAGTGAGAAGCCGTTTCAGGAAATTCCTGCTCTTCTTCAAAAAAAGTCTGCGGGCACTTTTTATGCGGAAAATGGCGAGGGGGAGAAATTTGCAACAGTTACAAAGGATAATGGGATTGTATTTGGATACGATCTTCCGGATGATGGCTTCCGGCGTCCTTACTATGCCATTGAAGCAGAGCTTACATTTGAATATGCTCCAGCGGTTGCAGCTGGTTATGAGGTTTACTATCTGATTCCTGAAGTAAATCAAACTGATCAGCGCATGCTTTTCGATCAGGATAAGCTCAAAATGGAAAATGAATTTGTAAAAGTAATGGTGCATGAAAATGGAACTTACACAATCAGTAATCAACAAACAGGTGTGAGCTATCCCGGGCTTGGTATCTATGAGGATACGGGAGATATCGGTAATGAGTATATGTTTAAGGAAACAGGAGATGGCTTCAGAGTCAGGTCTGAAAAGATGGAACAAATGAACGTCATTGAAAATAATGGACTGATTGCTTCTATTGAAATCATTCAGTCAATGAAGGTTCCGGCGCATGCTGATGACCAGCTTCAGGAGGAGCGTCAGAACCTGGTGTGGCACCCTGAGAGAAAAAGCGGTCGGAGCAATGAAATGACCAATATACAAATTAAAACAACGCTAACACTTGAAAAGCACGCAAGAGGATTGATGGTAAGCACAGTTGTTGATAACCAGGCAAAGGATCACAGGCTAAGGGTGTTGTTCCCGGCTGGTTCAAAGGAGGAATTCCATTTAGCTGACAGTGTTTTTGAAGTGAGTAAACGTCCTAACGTACCTGAAAAGGAATGGAAGAATCCTGCATTCGATCACCATATGCAGCGCTTTGTCAGCCTGAACGGGTTGACTGTGGCAGGAAAGGGTCTTCATGAGTATGAGGTCTCCGGTCAGGACACGATTGAATTAACGCTGCTCCGTTCTGTTGGAGAGCTTGGTGACTGGGGGGTATTTGAAACGCCTGAAGCACAAAGCTCAGGTGAACAGTCAGCTGAGTATATGGTGATCCCGGATTCAACGCATAAGGCATTTGATGAGGCTTATCGTTTTCCAATACCGGCGGCAGTAGCAGTAGCAGGCTGTCATAGCGGAAACAAGTCGAAGGTGTCAGCTCTTTTTGAATGGCAGGGAGAAGGATTGATTCTCACGTCCATTAAACCCCGCCTGCAGGGAGAAGGAACAGTGATCAGGTGGTTCAATCCATCTGACAACATCGTTACGCTTGAGGTTGATGTTTTAGATGAAAAAGAGATTTATCATTCGACAGTTCTTGAAAAAAAAGCAGAATTACTTGGCAGCGGACGGGTAAATATCGAGGTCAAACCATATGAAATTATGACACTGCTGGTCAGTGAGGGGGATAAGCGGAATGAATACTAAAACGGTACCTGTATCATTGCAGACCATCATAGAAAAAGTTAAGAAAGTATATCCGGAAGATCAGGCATTACAGGAAATGTTCGAGAAATGTTTTTTAAATACATGGAATACAACGCTTCAGGTTGATGACGACGGTGTCTTTGTCATCACCGGAGATATACCCGCAATGTGGCTGAGGGATTCATCTGCGCAGATCAGGCCCTATCTGATCGCAGCAGCTGAAGATCAGGAAGTGGCGGATGTCATCCGTCAGGTGATTGAAAGACAATGGATGTATATTCTTCAGGATCCTTATGCCAATGCTTTTAACAGAACAGCTTCCGGGAAAGGTCACCAGTCAGATCGGACTGATATGTCACCGTGGATCTGGGAGCGGAAATATGAAATTGACTCACTGTGCTTTCCCCTCCAGCTCACCTGGATGTACTGGAAAGCAACGGGCGATCAGTCAATATTGAATCATCAGCTTGTCAAAGTCATTCAAGCGATTATAGAAGTGT
Coding sequences:
- a CDS encoding ROK family protein, with translation MTLVLAVDIGGSFVKSAVTRPDGQLYDFQKVATPTSLDAFMLVMDQLVDANDIQGIAISSPGSIESSGLNVGYSAVPYLYHENLKVLCEGRYGVPVSIENDGNCAALAEYECGAAEGIASFVCIVIGTGIGGGIVHHGELLRGAHLHAGEFGYLMLDMANGNTWSETGSSSALTKRAGFLNGEEVFKRAGHSPEAASALEHFFHTLAAGIFSIQYILDPQRVLLGGGITQQSAFLKGINEAIEALYRQKSYAAVKPEIRLCQAGSHAQLTGAVHLWKKQWKDEAGCLQE
- a CDS encoding YesL family protein, with translation MFTRIGGFFTEASLWIFRMMQLNLTWLIHIVLGGVITGFFPATVALFSITRSWVKGDIDEPVWTSFHRCFKNNFMKSNALGAVYAAVGGFIYLDLYLALQMKGAVGLFLTILLIVVAALFILSLLTFFAYYVHFEQTYKAYLIQPFILTFISFRQNLLIVIGLTLIGYLLKEMPGLIPFAAGVMPAYWIMKVSMNRYRQLKIEMEAVT
- a CDS encoding alpha-mannosidase; amino-acid sequence: MTKKTAHIISHSHWDREWYMSLEEHRYYLVQLFDDLLTMLKDDPDYHSFHLDGQTIMVDDYLQVRPDRKEEVEKYIHEGRLVIGPWYILQDAFLTSAEANIRNLLYGMKTTRKYGQDGNLGYFPDTFGVYGQAPQILKQAGIDTAAFGRGVTPTGFNNQVFHDDYSSPYSEMTWEAPDGSQVLGILFANWYSNGNEIPSDGTAEAFWDQKLRDAERFASTSELLFMNGCDHQPVQKDITKAIKIANELRPEIEFRHSSFQDYIAEVKKDLPNQLQVVKGELRNQKTDGWSTLVNTASARIYLKQANDRCQTLLEKVMEPLGCFAEDQALHSDFTEYYWKLLMENHPHDSICGCSVDHVHQEMETRFMKVETGVQRYIDEQLKSIAEKIDTTHQHPGAIPLLIMNTAASREKQVIRKVIHLHKIYFSEKPFQEIPALLQKKSAGTFYAENGEGEKFATVTKDNGIVFGYDLPDDGFRRPYYAIEAELTFEYAPAVAAGYEVYYLIPEVNQTDQRMLFDQDKLKMENEFVKVMVHENGTYTISNQQTGVSYPGLGIYEDTGDIGNEYMFKETGDGFRVRSEKMEQMNVIENNGLIASIEIIQSMKVPAHADDQLQEERQNLVWHPERKSGRSNEMTNIQIKTTLTLEKHARGLMVSTVVDNQAKDHRLRVLFPAGSKEEFHLADSVFEVSKRPNVPEKEWKNPAFDHHMQRFVSLNGLTVAGKGLHEYEVSGQDTIELTLLRSVGELGDWGVFETPEAQSSGEQSAEYMVIPDSTHKAFDEAYRFPIPAAVAVAGCHSGNKSKVSALFEWQGEGLILTSIKPRLQGEGTVIRWFNPSDNIVTLEVDVLDEKEIYHSTVLEKKAELLGSGRVNIEVKPYEIMTLLVSEGDKRNEY